The following coding sequences are from one Rhodanobacteraceae bacterium window:
- a CDS encoding GTP-binding protein, whose amino-acid sequence MAETSRKICLLGDFAVGKSSLVARFVRQTFSDKYLTTVGVKVDSKRVELSPDLAMKLVIWDLAGKAELDSLNRSYIRGAHGLLLVADGTREASLRAALYLWMQSQKQLAGVPVVLLVNKLDLIDRWEVSTEDIARLQQSLPTWRTSAMDGVGVEEAFSELARRIAEQSP is encoded by the coding sequence ATGGCTGAGACCTCGCGCAAGATCTGCCTGCTCGGCGACTTCGCCGTCGGCAAGTCCAGCCTGGTGGCGCGCTTCGTGCGCCAGACCTTTTCCGACAAGTACCTGACCACGGTCGGGGTCAAGGTCGACAGCAAGCGCGTCGAGCTGTCGCCGGACCTGGCGATGAAACTGGTGATCTGGGATCTTGCCGGCAAGGCCGAACTGGACAGCTTGAACCGCAGCTACATCCGCGGTGCGCACGGCTTGCTGCTGGTGGCCGACGGCACCCGCGAGGCCAGCCTGCGCGCCGCGCTGTACCTGTGGATGCAGTCGCAGAAGCAGCTGGCTGGCGTGCCGGTGGTGCTGCTGGTCAACAAGCTGGACCTGATCGATCGCTGGGAAGTCTCCACCGAGGACATCGCGCGCCTGCAGCAGAGCCTGCCGACCTGGCGCACCAGCGCGATGGACGGCGTGGGCGTCGAGGAAGCCTTCAGCGAACTCGCCCGGCGGATTGCGGAGCAGTCGCCATGA
- a CDS encoding hybrid sensor histidine kinase/response regulator encodes MNRYPPKVAATLQQRLVDKAHPLVISIDRERQVREIQGDAARYGYPGNQVGPLLQLCADMLVGADAGQPGYWPLVHLEQGHHVALHWIPDAPFDHIIITDSDLCNAELAERQQAANELALAGIEKSRTIRELKRVRLELEAREQALKDTQQFQRRLIDTLAHDLRTPLTSISGYAALMQPYVDDITPLKRALGAIQRNAMYLKALAENLLELARQGHPEAAALQRQPVSLTELASDVETIVRPMADGKGLSFEVRAQPVDPRMPCFDPLKLEQVLLNLLSNAVRYTPAGGRVDAQIDWDGHALTLTVTDNGIGIAPEYQQRVFEPLNRGAQQGREGAGLGLSIVRQLVDAMGGRLELKSAVGVGTRIEIRLPEEPRAAANDTTPAVPGEPALTLASRRVLIVDDDPDICELLLWSLREIGYEAEILNDAGKVLARVDALDPGLIVMDVDLGLRSGLVVTQELRLNGYRGAIVVFSGAADQRTRRAAERAGADAFLPKPLDLTRFHDWMKRLLPAA; translated from the coding sequence ATGAACCGCTATCCGCCGAAGGTCGCCGCGACGCTCCAGCAGCGCCTGGTCGACAAGGCGCATCCGCTGGTCATCAGCATCGACCGCGAGCGCCAGGTGCGCGAGATCCAGGGCGATGCCGCGCGCTATGGCTATCCCGGCAACCAGGTCGGCCCGCTGTTGCAGCTGTGCGCCGACATGCTGGTCGGCGCGGATGCCGGGCAGCCCGGCTATTGGCCGCTGGTGCACCTGGAGCAGGGGCACCACGTCGCGCTGCACTGGATCCCGGACGCGCCCTTCGACCACATCATCATCACCGATTCGGACCTGTGCAATGCCGAGCTGGCCGAACGCCAGCAGGCCGCCAACGAGCTGGCGCTGGCCGGCATCGAGAAGTCCCGCACCATCCGCGAGCTCAAGCGCGTGCGCCTGGAGCTGGAGGCGCGCGAGCAGGCGCTGAAGGACACCCAGCAGTTCCAGCGCCGGCTGATCGATACCCTGGCGCACGATCTGCGCACGCCGCTGACCTCGATCAGCGGTTACGCCGCGCTGATGCAGCCCTATGTGGACGACATCACACCGCTCAAGCGCGCCCTCGGTGCGATCCAGCGCAATGCGATGTACCTCAAGGCACTCGCCGAAAACCTGCTTGAACTCGCGCGCCAGGGACACCCGGAAGCGGCAGCGCTGCAGCGCCAGCCGGTGTCGCTCACCGAGCTGGCCAGCGATGTCGAGACCATCGTGCGTCCGATGGCCGATGGCAAGGGACTCAGCTTCGAAGTGCGCGCGCAGCCGGTCGATCCGCGCATGCCGTGTTTCGACCCGCTCAAATTGGAGCAGGTGCTGCTCAACCTGCTGAGCAATGCGGTCCGCTACACCCCGGCGGGCGGCCGGGTAGACGCACAGATCGATTGGGACGGCCACGCACTCACCTTGACCGTCACCGACAACGGCATCGGCATCGCGCCCGAGTATCAGCAGCGCGTGTTCGAGCCGCTCAACCGCGGCGCGCAGCAAGGGCGCGAGGGCGCTGGCCTCGGCCTGTCGATCGTGCGCCAGCTGGTGGACGCCATGGGTGGCCGGCTGGAACTCAAGTCGGCCGTGGGCGTGGGGACGCGGATCGAGATCCGCCTGCCGGAGGAACCACGCGCAGCGGCAAATGACACCACGCCTGCTGTGCCGGGCGAGCCGGCGCTGACGCTGGCGAGCCGCCGTGTGCTGATCGTCGACGATGACCCGGACATCTGCGAACTGCTGCTGTGGTCGCTGCGCGAAATCGGCTACGAGGCCGAGATCCTGAACGACGCGGGCAAGGTGCTGGCGCGGGTAGATGCCCTCGACCCCGGCCTGATCGTGATGGATGTCGACCTGGGCCTGCGCTCGGGCCTGGTGGTCACCCAGGAACTGCGTCTCAACGGCTACCGCGGCGCCATCGTGGTGTTCTCCGGCGCCGCCGACCAGCGCACGCGCCGCGCCGCCGAACGCGCGGGCGCGGATGCCTTCCTGCCCAAGCCGCTGGACCTGACCCGCTTCCACGACTGGATGAAGCGTCTGCTGCCAGCGGCATGA